The Mobula birostris isolate sMobBir1 unplaced genomic scaffold, sMobBir1.hap1 scaffold_2712, whole genome shotgun sequence genome contains the following window.
gagagagtgtgatggggagggagagggagagatggagttagaaatggacagtgtgtgtgaatgaaAGCAAAGAGCAAGTGAGAGATGTAGAAGATGCAGAGAGCAGAGGTtcaagaggtagagagagaaacagagagagagagagagagagagagagagacacagagacagagagacagacacagacagagagagacagagacagtgagcaGGGGGATTTTAGAGAGAAACACAGAGGTAGAGAAGTAGCTTCGATAGAGAGATAGAGgtaaagagatagagagagagaaggaatggaTGAACCGGTGGTGCCCCACCCAGGTGGACCGTACACACCCCCGACCACACATGCAGACCGCAGAGGCGCCCCGGACCCCGTGCTCACGTACTTGTTGAAGAGGTTGAGGCCGATTCGGTACTGGCGGCGCTGGAAGACGTCGTTGTTGAGGGTTGGCGAGTCCCAGCTGTGTCGGGTCTCGCGCAGGTAGGTCTGGGGGCAGGTGGGCGCCTCGGGCAGGCTGTCCCGCGACGACGAGCCCGTGCTGCAGTTGATGGTCTCATTGGAGTTCAGCGTGCTGTCCAGGCTGTCGTTCTCGCCGTCCGAGAGCTCGGCCTCGGCCTTGCCGTCGCGGCTGGCCTCGCCGGGAGGGTCGAGGCGGCGGGGTGCGGGCGGCGGGGGAGGCGGCggcgggggaggagggggaggcggCGGGGGAGGAGGGTGGTGGATGGGCacgggcaggggcaggggcaggggcggCAGCGGGGGCTGCGCCTCGGCCTCGTAGGCCAGCTGCCGGCCCAGCGAGCCGCGCTCTGAGCGGTCGCTCATGTCCACCGAGCTGTCGCTGGGCGGCTCGATGGTGAGCAGGGGCAAGTGGGCGGCCCGCTTGCGGTAGTCGCGGCACTCGGCGCAGGCGGCCGGCCGCCGGCCACCCGGCTCGGGGGCCTCCGACTCCCGGGGGGACGCTGCCCAGGGCTCCGAGGGGGCCGGGGAGGCGGGGGCCGAGCGGGCGCCCTCCCCTTCCTCCAGGTACAGGGTAACGTCACTGTAGCTGGTGGTGGAGTCCTCAGCCTTCACCCGCCTGGCCTCGGTCCGGCTCTCctcgtcctcctcctcctcctcgtcctcctcctcctcctcctcctcctcttcctcgtccacctcctcctccccccgGCGCTCCCGGCCCAGCGCGTCGTCAATGGAGTCGGCGAGCGAGCGGACTTGCTTGGAGAAGACCTCCTCCAGCTCGGTGATCTCGTTGGTGAGGTCGCTGGAGGCCGTGGTGGAGCCGCCCTCCTGGAACTGGTCGCTGCGTTCGGAGTGGCTGCGGGAGCCGAGCCCCCGGCTCGCCGCCGACATGGCCGGCCCAGGCCCGGGCCCTGGCCCTGGCCCCATCGCCATCGTCGCCATCATCCCCCGGCCCTCGAAGCAGCCGCCGTGGCCTTGCTCATACTCCTCGAACGAGTACTGCATCCGCATGTTCGACAGCACGATGCGGCGCGACATGCGGCTCTCGCTCAGCGAGCTGCGGAGGCGCTCGAAGTTCTTGTTCATGCGGTACTGTCGGAAGGCTGTCTGGATGGTGCGGGCTGCCCGGCGGCTCAGGAAGTAGCCTCCATACTTCCTCTCCAGCATCTCCacctggggggggggagagggagcaggggagagggaagtggggagggggaaagggggggagagggggagagggggagaggggagggggagagggggggagaggggagggggagaggggaagaggagaggggaaggggaggaggggagggggaggggtatatgggagggagggagagggtggaggaagagggagagagggacgtAGTTAGCAACAAGACTGGGTTGAGGGGTGTCACCATGGAAAGCGTGTTTgtgaatctggcgggagcaaagtaTGTTGGGAACGGTGAGAtggagcaccgcgggaggggtgtgggacagatggcagagaaggagtgccaggggtggcggAGTGTTGtgggtgcaaacacacccagccctgagactcaAGACAGGGTCattagattccaaacaattggtttattgatcatcacagaatgtccttctggtgcttcctgctccctccctctcccttctcatttatccaaccatgattcccccctccctctctcagtccacaatagagtgCCTGCATTAAtcaggattttgaggagatttggtatatctgCGAAGACTCTCAGCAAATCTCTGccgatgtatggtggagagcgtgctgactggtatggaagggccactgcacggGATCGAGGAAGGcggcagaaagttgtaagctcagccagctccatcatgtgcaCCAGCCCTCCCCAAAATCCAACacgtcttcaaaaggcgatgcctcagaaaggtgacatccgtcattaaggacccccaccactcaggatatGCTCtgttctcatcagggaggaggtacagaagcctcaagacacacattcaacgattcaggaacatcttcgtcccctctgccgtcagacttctgaacagacaataagcccatgaacactacctcagtatatctgctctctttttgcatacttatttaatctaatttttaatctctttCTTATCATaattttgcagttattttgtaaataacactattctttgcatttctggtcagatgctaactgcatttcatgggctttgtatctgtactcggcacaatgacaataaagttgaatctaatctaatcataatTCATAGTTATTTAAAATGTAAAGCgatatactgctgccgcaaaacaacatattttacaacatgtcagtgataataaacccgactGGCTCAACCTCTCAGGGAGGCCAAACACATGGAGACAAAACATAGAAACGGGCCCCATTGGCCTAACCTGGTCccctacagtaccgtgcaaaggccttaggcacacacacacatatagataTATTATATAGCTAAGgggctgaagacttttgcacagtactgtagtaattttatgtatcacACCATACTGCTGACGCACAAAAAAAGATTCCATGACATACCGTACATGTGCCTCAGACCCTTGCCCAGCACTgcacctacaggaaaggtatcaatcaATTTGAAAGAGTACGGAAaaactttacaaggatgttgtcgggattTGAGGACTCGATTTATTGGTAATGGGAATGCTATCTCCTCCTGTAAAGCAGAACCAAGCAacaggtttcactcccagatgagatcAATTTCTTCTAGGCTCGCTTTGAGGCAGAACATGGAGGTACCTAAACAAATtcccacagcccccgatgaccctgtgattttggtctctgaggctgacatgagaccatccttcaggagggcgaacccacagaaagcatccggcccaggcGGAGTACCTGGCcgaatactaaagacctgtgctgatcaaccgcTGGggtgttcaccgatatctttagTCTCAACCTCTCACTGAAGactaaacaagattgggagagagaacttaatatgacttttgttaatgaagacTGGTCGCGAGTTTTGAAAATGGTTACttcttcttcgatatgtgccaatcattgtttaattcagtttaaaattgttcaccgcTATTATTTAACTATCCAAAATATTCCCTAATGTAGATAATTACTGTGATAGGTgcaaaaatgaagtagctactttgtcacatatgttctggtcatgtccctcGTTTAAATCTTTTTGGACATccttattttctacaatttctaaagctttgaaaattaatttacaacctaatacattgactgttctatctGGAATAGCtccgcatcatattcagggtatttcattttcaaaccaacatgtaattgcattcgctattgttggcaagaagagctattttattgaagtggaaagatgcctctgttcCTACACTAACTCAATGGTTTCCCAAGTAacgttatgtcttagtttggaaaaattagaagtagaacttttgatccccgatttgattttgagagaaggtggggctctttgctaaatattatcatttaatttgaatgaatttacatggtttccttccaattttatgttatatgaATGTGATTTGGCGGTTGCTgttttctttatatatatatatatatatataaatgattgtaAGATGTATCgctccgggagttggttcctaatggtttttttttcttttttttggttttATAGTTCGTGGGTTTTTTTTGCAGTTagctggggttctcttttttccttcttcttttataaattttttttcattagcatatatgttttttttcagctttattaattatatatatactaatttgttgaattTCTATATTTTATAGCTGTATAAGattatatattaataaaaagatttaaaaattaaGTGAGTCTTTAGTCCCTCTCTTCAGTAGCCTAAGGAgaacgtggtgacctgcctcaatgactatcatcctgcAACACTTACATCCTCTGTGATGAagcgttttgagaggttggtgatgaagcataacaactcctgcctgaggagtaacctggatctgctccagtttgcctaatGTCACAACGGGTCAACAGAAGGTGACATCTTATTGGaattcactcaaccctggaacatctggacaacaaacttgtacatcaggatgctctttatcgactacagctcggcattcaatactattatccACTCAAAGctgatcaataagctccaagacctgggtaACTGGATCCTCAagtttctcacttgcagaccctagtcagttcagatgggcagcaacatctccacaatctccatcagcacaagttcACCACAGGGCtgagtgcttagccccctgctctactcgctttacacttatgactgtgtggctaagcacagttccaatgccatatttaagtttgctgacgacaccactgtcatcagatcattacacagtgcattgaggtaaaacaataacaatgcagaataaagtgtaacagttatggagaaagtgcagtgtatgCAGACGATaagggtgcaagatcataacaaagtagactatggcctgatgaagggtcttggtaactgttcatttccatagctgtTGCCCTTGGTagtggggtggagatgcgtctctaccaaaggaggtgtaaggtgctccactagcctgcaggtcccccggggcaaggtgtagcacctgtttaaccccctgatcagggtcacctgaagctgtgggaggaggtggtggatggtcatatgagcagccggtgcagatcacatgtgactactgacaccaggcagatgatctctgaagagtattgataatgactggggtcacccgtcctgtaaagacactgcccagaagaaggcgatggcaaaccacttctgtagaaaactttgccaaggaCAATACCCACATTATATGACACGGCACAAAACGAACAAACTGAGCGGTAAGTGGAGAGGGCCCGTCCGGGCCTCTGAGTCGTGATGCCACAGCTACCTAACGACCCCGATTAccgaatcacgggacaatttacaacgaccaaggagcctttggacagtgggaggaaactggagcacctagggaAATCCCACACActccatggggagaacgtacagaatGGAGTCAGAAATGAACTCCGAACACCAAGCTGTATCAGTGCTGCACCAagtgctacgctactgtggcgccAAGCACGCATGAGGtgcgtttgacggctctgggtctCCACTCGCAAAGGTTTAGAATGATGGCAGATATGATTGAAACTTAGCGGATGTTAGATAGGGAGGACGTTCATATAGTGGGGGGAGttcaggaccagagggaacagcctcagaacttaaggatgtccctttggaacagagatgaggaggaacttctttagccagagggtggtgcatccgtggaattcattgccacagaaggctgtggaggccaggtcattgagggtATTTaagaattgataggttcttgaatggtgaggggttacggggagaacgggaatgctaaaaaaaaaagtcagccaTGACCGAATGGGGGACATCCAGAACGGCGTtgcaattgaactctgaactccaaaatGTCTTGTGATGTAATTGCGGTGCGCTAACCGTAACGCCACTGTGGCGCCCACGTTACCTCACTGTAATAATGCACGTAACATTATGCCGTCGTACATAAACACGTCCCtcacactttatgtcaacctgCCAGTCTCTGGGCCATGCTGCTCAGGGACTTACGGTATCTAGcccagtacaggaacaggcccttcggccaacaacgtcactaaaaagtaaatcaaacactaatccctcctgcctccacaatgtccatatccttccaccgtcctcacatccatgtgcctacccaaaACGTCTTTTAAACGTCTCTAATGTACTTGCCTGTACCACCACACCAGGTAGCGCATTCTGG
Protein-coding sequences here:
- the LOC140192809 gene encoding IQ motif and SEC7 domain-containing protein 2-like — encoded protein: MLERKYGGYFLSRRAARTIQTAFRQYRMNKNFERLRSSLSESRMSRRIVLSNMRMQYSFEEYEQGHGGCFEGRGMMATMAMGPGPGPGPGPAMSAASRGLGSRSHSERSDQFQEGGSTTASSDLTNEITELEEVFSKQVRSLADSIDDALGRERRGEEEVDEEEEEEEEEEDEEEEEDEESRTEARRVKAEDSTTSYSDVTLYLEEGEGARSAPASPAPSEPWAASPRESEAPEPGGRRPAACAECRDYRKRAAHLPLLTIEPPSDSSVDMSDRSERGSLGRQLAYEAEAQPPLPPLPLPLPVPIHHPPPPPPPPPPPPPPPPPPAPRRLDPPGEASRDGKAEAELSDGENDSLDSTLNSNETINCSTGSSSRDSLPEAPTCPQTYLRETRHSWDSPTLNNDVFQRRQYRIGLNLFNKKPEKGIQYLIERGFVADTPVGVARFILERKGLSRQMIGEFLGNRQKQFNRDVLDCVVDEMDFGGMELDEALRKFQAHIRVQGEAQKVERLIESFSQRYCICNPALVRQFRNPDTIFILAFAIILLNTDMYSPNVKMERKMKMDDFIKNLRGVDNGEDIPRDMLVGIYHRIQKRELRTNDDHVSQVQAVERLIVGKKPVLSLPHRRLVCCCRLYEVPDPNRPQKPGLHQREVFLFNDLLVVTKVFQKKKISVTYSFRQSFALHEMKVNLFQNAYYPHGIKLASSIPSAEKKILIIFNAPSVQDRTRFASDLRESVAEVQEMEKYRVESELEKQKGVIRTSMSQSASLKKDALNGTLTSLDDTYAMAEGLRRSALSSSLRDLSDAGNPLGRGGVSWRCLGKASWT